In the genome of Aedes aegypti strain LVP_AGWG chromosome 2, AaegL5.0 Primary Assembly, whole genome shotgun sequence, the window ctaagctgagaagcaggctttgttccagttagGATGTAATGCCAGAAATAATAATGTTAAAAAAACGGAAGAAATCAGTTAAACAGTCAATTCACATTTAATCTCTTCAGAGACCTTGACCAAAACGATCCGGTTTTTCGTCGTAAGTGGAGATTCTGTAGTTcttttcttcaaaatgttttaGAAGCAATTCGTGAATCTTTAGAGCTTCCCTCAAAACCCAGCAGTTGTCGAGAGGATCTTCTTATCGTGTTACAGCGAATCCGGCAAtactgaccacgattggcggcatcattttgatggaatttcaaAGGTTCCAACTTACCCTGATACATTTAGCGACAAATTTCAAACCAACTTTTTCCTTACAAGTTTCGAAAGGGGATCAATGATTGTGAAAAAGAGGACTAAGAAGTATTGTTTTGTTGTTGTAGATAATATCAACACTTATGTTAGTGAAAATAATTTCTATAAGCACAGTACACGAGGACGATGTGCACTGATAAGCTTTTACTTGGAAGGCGAACTGGAATTCGAATAAGTACGAATATTACTTGTATGGGTACAAGTATCTCATTTACTGACATTcataaaagtttttttctttctaatAAAGTTTTTCTCACTATGCATAGTTATGGTTCAATACACAAGTATAGCTTTTATAttatttaaagtaaaaaaatacataaattccACGTAAAGATCAAATTTCGTTCGACTCAACTGGATCGCGCTGCTCGAAGTTGATGTACTGCAATTCATGAATCATCAATAAGTTTGTTATAGACAAGCTTAAATTACACTCATTTACCTTTGCACACGAACTGGCTTTCACCATTGGCTTGTAGAAGATATCAATCAAATCGATGATACCCGGTGCCTTGCAGATTTGAAGCTTTTCCGCAATGCAACCGCGGAAGTCACCCAACTCACGACATTGTCCCTCATCGAGCTTGGACAGGTACATCGTCTCGGTAGAGTTGGAGATCTTGCCGGAACACTCCGCAGTGTAGTCGTCGAACTTCTCCACGCATTTGTTGTACTCTGGGCCTTCAAGTCCTAAAATTTAGAAGTGTTGAATtagttttaaaagttttttttgcagaacaaTCGATCAACGATTACGGAAGAAGATCTCTCCATGATCCTTGCACATCAAATTCAACGCTTCCGGTATCATGTTGTACATAATGTCCATGATCGCCAGCTCTTCGCCGTCCCAGCACGTTCTCAACAATTCGAACAGTGGATTGATACACTGCAAAGACTCGTTCATTTGGGGACAGTAGGTGCCGAAAAATTTAGCCCGGTTGGAGTCGTTCAGTTCGATGATATCCGCAGCCAGTCCTTCCAAATCCAGGTGTCCTGCGAAGCACATCGGTGCAAAGGAAAACCCAGCCACCAGCTTTTCGAACGTTTCCGTAGATCCCGTTAGCTGTAGACATTGCCTTTCAAGGGATTCGATCACTTCTTGTCCCTCGTCGGAAGCTGAGTCACCGATGGCGAACCCATTTACTGATGCTGTTGCTACATGGACCAAGGAAGCTTAATGAGTTGTTTCCCAGGAAAAATACAAGTTTATTTCATTATTGAGACCTACCGCAAATGGCAACTGCCAGCGTAGCCACAACCAACCTCGCGGACATCATTTCTGAACTGAATCGATACACTCTCTTCCGAggacagttttgtttttaaGCTCGTGTCTGATAGTGACCGCAAGCCACAAGCATCAGATCACACAGTTGACTCAAAAGCCGTATTCTATGATGGCGTATCGGTAGTTTTTGCGATTTGTCGGGTTTCCACGTTAGGTTTACTCTTGATAAAGTGGATTGGTGATAATACTTCTGTTTGGAGGCTGCTCAATTGATTGGTGCTCATGACGGGCAGGTCAGCTAGTGAACTTTGTTGAATGATTACTTCCTAGACTGCACAGAGCCGTACTCTTTTGTTTCTACTATTTTTACTTCTTAATTGGAAACAAATCATCATCCATTCGATGTCATTTAATTTCTAGGCATTGGTAGTCCATATATCTCTAATTTTTGatctttaattttaaaacatcagACCCGCCATGTGAA includes:
- the LOC5578210 gene encoding uncharacterized protein LOC5578210 → MMSARLVVATLAVAICATASVNGFAIGDSASDEGQEVIESLERQCLQLTGSTETFEKLVAGFSFAPMCFAGHLDLEGLAADIIELNDSNRAKFFGTYCPQMNESLQCINPLFELLRTCWDGEELAIMDIMYNMIPEALNLMCKDHGEIFFRLEGPEYNKCVEKFDDYTAECSGKISNSTETMYLSKLDEGQCRELGDFRGCIAEKLQICKAPGIIDLIDIFYKPMVKASSCAKYINFEQRDPVESNEI